A window of the Wolbachia endosymbiont (group A) of Pogonocherus hispidulus genome harbors these coding sequences:
- a CDS encoding class I fructose-bisphosphate aldolase: MSDKVKQVLSYYESENPGVKANLTRILMHGKLGGTGKLVILPVDQGFEHGPIKSFEVNPDAYDPHYHFQLAVDSGVSAYAAPLGMIEAGASTYAGMLPLILKLNSSNSLHSKNLTSDQAITSSVKDALRLGCLAVGFTIYPGSAKCFDMMEEAREIVAEAKSYGLAVVLWSYPRGEGISKEGETAVDVIAYAAHIAALLGANIIKVKLPTKYLEREKIETENIESLSKRIEYVKRSCFAGKRIVVFSGGESKSVNDICNEAKEIKQGGGNGSIIGRNTFQRKREEALSMLKDIMDIYT; encoded by the coding sequence ATAAGTGATAAAGTAAAACAAGTCCTAAGCTACTACGAAAGTGAAAACCCCGGGGTAAAAGCAAATCTTACTCGTATTCTCATGCATGGAAAGCTTGGCGGTACTGGCAAGTTAGTGATTCTGCCAGTAGATCAAGGATTTGAGCACGGGCCAATAAAAAGCTTTGAAGTTAACCCTGATGCTTATGACCCACATTATCATTTTCAGCTTGCAGTTGATTCGGGAGTAAGTGCATATGCTGCTCCACTTGGTATGATTGAAGCTGGTGCTTCAACTTATGCTGGAATGCTCCCACTTATTTTGAAACTTAATAGTTCCAACTCCTTACATTCAAAAAATCTGACTTCTGATCAAGCAATAACCTCTTCTGTGAAAGATGCACTGCGTTTGGGCTGCTTGGCTGTTGGATTTACTATATATCCTGGTTCTGCTAAGTGTTTTGATATGATGGAAGAAGCCCGTGAAATCGTAGCTGAAGCCAAATCTTATGGGCTTGCAGTAGTGCTATGGTCTTATCCACGTGGTGAAGGAATTTCCAAAGAAGGTGAAACAGCAGTTGATGTTATTGCCTATGCTGCGCACATAGCAGCTTTACTTGGCGCTAATATAATCAAAGTAAAACTTCCAACTAAATATTTGGAAAGGGAGAAAATAGAAACAGAAAATATTGAATCATTATCTAAAAGAATTGAATATGTTAAAAGATCTTGTTTTGCAGGGAAAAGAATAGTAGTTTTTTCTGGTGGCGAATCGAAATCAGTGAATGACATATGCAATGAAGCGAAAGAAATTAAGCAGGGTGGTGGTAATGGTTCAATCATTGGACGTAACACTTTTCAACGCAAAAGGGAGGAAGCTTTATCTATGCTAAAAGATATAATGGATATCTACACATAA
- a CDS encoding DEAD/DEAH box helicase, giving the protein MGLPASLTQALDKNNLFVPTPIQIQAIPLALQGKDILGSAQTGTGKTLAFAIPLVAKLLNEPNTGSALVIVPTRELAHQVTNEIRKLLFQNSALRVALLIGGEPIFRQLNQLQKKPQIVIGTPGRIIDHIERKPLITRNVSVLVLDETDRMFDMGFGIQIEGIMKYLPKIRQTLMFSATLPSDIVKLTEKYLNRPERISVDCETTTSVKIKQEIVYASESEKYEKLVTQLCQREGSIIIFVKTKQGADQLASRLHKDDYSALAIHGDLRQHKRERVINSFRRGRNQIMVATDVASRGLDIPHIQHVINYDAPQSQADYIHRIGRTARAGAEGHALSFVTPQDKRRLPALADKEGEPNFDCSVQFKKRNSKKVFKRLSTLKTKYGRKKINAFKKKSRVLEKAY; this is encoded by the coding sequence ATGGGTCTCCCAGCTTCGCTTACACAAGCTCTAGATAAAAATAATCTTTTCGTCCCAACTCCGATTCAAATACAAGCGATTCCCTTAGCGCTACAAGGTAAAGATATTCTCGGGTCTGCTCAAACGGGAACTGGAAAAACTTTGGCATTTGCTATTCCGTTGGTTGCTAAGTTGCTGAATGAGCCTAACACTGGTTCAGCTTTAGTCATCGTGCCAACCAGGGAGCTTGCGCATCAGGTAACAAATGAGATAAGAAAACTCTTATTTCAAAATTCTGCACTAAGGGTCGCTTTATTGATTGGTGGTGAGCCTATTTTTAGGCAGCTAAATCAGCTTCAGAAAAAACCACAAATTGTAATAGGTACTCCTGGTCGTATTATAGACCATATTGAGCGTAAACCTTTGATTACTCGCAATGTTAGCGTTCTTGTGCTTGATGAAACGGATCGTATGTTTGATATGGGCTTTGGAATTCAAATTGAAGGGATCATGAAATATCTGCCAAAAATACGGCAGACTCTTATGTTTTCTGCAACTCTTCCTAGTGATATAGTTAAACTTACTGAGAAGTACCTTAATCGACCAGAACGTATTTCTGTTGATTGTGAGACTACAACTTCTGTAAAAATTAAGCAAGAAATTGTTTATGCATCAGAATCAGAAAAATATGAAAAGCTTGTTACACAACTATGTCAGCGCGAAGGATCAATCATTATCTTTGTCAAAACAAAGCAAGGAGCGGATCAGCTAGCTAGCAGATTGCACAAAGATGACTATAGCGCTTTAGCAATTCATGGTGATTTAAGGCAGCACAAGCGCGAAAGGGTCATTAATTCTTTTCGTCGTGGCCGCAATCAAATCATGGTTGCAACAGATGTTGCTTCTCGCGGCCTTGATATTCCCCACATTCAACATGTTATCAACTATGATGCACCACAATCGCAAGCTGACTATATTCATCGTATAGGCAGAACTGCACGTGCTGGAGCTGAAGGGCATGCGCTATCTTTTGTTACACCTCAAGATAAGAGAAGACTGCCTGCATTGGCAGACAAAGAAGGAGAGCCAAATTTTGATTGTAGTGTGCAATTTAAAAAACGTAATAGCAAAAAGGTCTTTAAAAGGCTAAGTACGTTAAAGACTAAATACGGTAGAAAAAAGATCAATGCATTTAAGAAGAAAAGTAGAGTACTAGAAAAAGCGTATTAA
- a CDS encoding AAA family ATPase: MISKNLEASLNRALLIASNFNLKYAKVEHLLLALTKDVDVNYVLSRCNIRADEIINMDNILSRCNIKANDYNNNIKGFLQSSSELIISGVKPSSMFQCIIHRAIIRAHSLGKKEINGANVLVEILSGQDLYVEDLLQKQNAKDSNLIYHISNMKYSNDIDEYTTNHKVKLDKNNDAPTTVNKGELLKDEEILQSYCKNLNDYARSKKIDYVIGRDYELNRTIEILLRRRKNNPLYVGDPGVGKTTIVEGLVLKIIEGSVPSALRSSIIYALDLGSLLAGTRYRGDFEERIKSIIKAIEAKPGAILFIDEIHTIIGAGSTSGSFLDAGNLLKPALARGTLRCIGATTYREYSTSFEKDKALARRFQKINVKESSVNETIKILDGIKHYYEGYHGVYYTKNAIRSAAELSHKYITGRILPDKAVDVIDEAGAYCKLLRNRGKIVNSRDIKNTITRITNVPCGSESDDLQKVKSLKTNLEKVIFGQEQAIESLVNSIKIAKSGLRNYNKPLANYLFAGPTGVGKTELAKQLAESMGMNLIRFDMSEYIESHTISRMIGSPPGYVGYDQGGLLTESVSNNQYSVVLLDEIEKAHSDIYNILLQIMDYGCVTDTYGRKVNFSNIILIMTTNAGAVERSKSFVGFGHKNFNIGDSEKAIEQVFSPEFRNRLDAIISFSDLSTDVILHIVDKFVLELKKQLTQKGINCLVEDEVKSYLVQMGYSKEMGARPIERLIEKEIKSYLAEEILNRKLTKGKKLRIYMNKVENKIAFDIV; encoded by the coding sequence ATGATTTCCAAAAACTTGGAGGCAAGTTTGAATAGAGCGCTACTCATTGCTTCTAATTTTAATCTTAAATATGCGAAAGTAGAACATTTATTGCTGGCGTTAACTAAAGACGTGGACGTAAATTACGTTTTATCAAGATGTAATATCAGAGCCGATGAAATCATAAATATGGATAACATTCTATCAAGATGCAATATTAAGGCTAATGATTATAATAATAATATAAAAGGGTTTTTACAAAGCAGTTCTGAATTGATTATCAGTGGAGTTAAACCTAGCTCAATGTTTCAATGCATAATACACAGAGCAATAATACGGGCTCATAGCTTGGGAAAAAAAGAAATAAATGGAGCAAATGTTCTAGTAGAAATTTTGTCTGGGCAAGACTTATACGTTGAAGATCTATTGCAGAAACAAAATGCGAAAGATTCCAATTTGATTTACCATATATCTAATATGAAATACTCTAACGATATAGATGAATACACCACCAATCATAAAGTAAAACTTGATAAAAATAATGACGCTCCTACTACAGTAAATAAAGGTGAGCTACTAAAAGATGAGGAAATTCTACAAAGTTATTGTAAAAATTTAAATGACTATGCAAGAAGCAAAAAAATAGATTATGTTATTGGTCGTGATTATGAATTAAATCGCACTATAGAAATATTATTGAGGCGTAGAAAAAACAACCCTTTATATGTTGGAGACCCAGGTGTTGGCAAAACAACAATAGTTGAGGGTTTGGTACTCAAGATCATTGAAGGCAGTGTTCCGAGTGCGCTTAGGTCCAGTATAATTTATGCTTTGGATTTAGGATCACTCCTTGCAGGGACACGCTACAGAGGTGATTTTGAAGAGAGAATAAAATCTATAATAAAAGCGATTGAGGCAAAACCAGGTGCTATCCTTTTTATTGACGAAATACACACTATCATTGGAGCAGGTTCTACAAGTGGTAGCTTTCTTGATGCAGGTAACCTACTCAAACCTGCGCTTGCAAGAGGTACACTGCGTTGTATAGGTGCAACTACATATAGAGAATACAGCACTAGTTTTGAAAAAGATAAAGCACTAGCGAGAAGGTTTCAAAAAATTAATGTTAAAGAATCTTCTGTTAATGAAACGATAAAGATACTAGATGGTATAAAGCACTACTATGAAGGGTATCATGGAGTATATTATACAAAGAATGCCATTAGGTCTGCGGCTGAACTTTCGCATAAGTATATTACTGGGCGAATATTACCTGATAAAGCGGTTGATGTTATTGATGAGGCAGGGGCATATTGTAAATTGCTAAGAAACAGGGGTAAAATTGTAAATAGTAGAGATATTAAGAATACCATTACTAGAATTACAAATGTGCCTTGCGGATCTGAATCTGATGATTTGCAGAAAGTAAAGTCTTTAAAAACTAATCTAGAGAAGGTGATTTTTGGCCAAGAGCAGGCAATAGAATCTCTTGTTAATTCTATTAAAATTGCTAAATCTGGGTTGAGAAATTACAATAAGCCTTTAGCAAATTATCTTTTTGCAGGGCCAACCGGTGTTGGTAAAACCGAGCTAGCAAAACAATTAGCAGAAAGCATGGGCATGAATCTTATACGCTTTGATATGTCCGAATATATTGAATCTCATACGATATCAAGGATGATTGGTTCTCCTCCTGGATATGTAGGTTATGATCAGGGTGGGTTACTCACAGAATCTGTATCTAACAATCAATATAGTGTTGTGCTGCTTGATGAAATTGAAAAGGCCCATAGCGATATCTATAATATATTGCTACAAATTATGGATTATGGTTGTGTTACAGACACTTACGGACGTAAAGTTAACTTTTCCAATATAATTTTAATTATGACAACTAATGCAGGAGCAGTTGAACGCAGCAAAAGTTTTGTTGGCTTTGGGCATAAAAATTTTAACATTGGTGATAGCGAAAAAGCAATAGAACAGGTTTTTAGCCCTGAATTTCGTAATCGTCTTGATGCGATTATTTCTTTTTCTGACTTAAGTACGGATGTGATTTTGCATATTGTGGATAAATTTGTCCTAGAACTGAAAAAGCAACTGACGCAAAAAGGCATAAACTGCTTAGTAGAGGATGAAGTGAAATCTTATCTTGTACAAATGGGTTATAGTAAGGAAATGGGAGCACGTCCGATAGAGAGACTTATTGAAAAAGAGATAAAAAGTTACTTAGCGGAAGAAATACTGAATCGTAAATTAACAAAAGGAAAGAAATTAAGAATCTATATGAATAAAGTAGAAAATAAAATTGCTTTTGATATAGTTTAA
- a CDS encoding cold-shock protein, whose product MEFGNVKWFNAEKGYGFIKPEGKGGDVFVHISTLERSGIRPETLKGENKEKGIKGERVSYEVKEERGRNGEDKKSAINLRLED is encoded by the coding sequence ATGGAATTTGGTAATGTAAAATGGTTTAATGCCGAAAAAGGCTATGGTTTCATCAAGCCAGAAGGTAAAGGGGGTGACGTTTTTGTACATATTAGCACATTGGAACGTTCAGGAATAAGGCCTGAGACACTTAAAGGAGAGAATAAAGAGAAGGGGATAAAAGGAGAAAGGGTGAGTTATGAGGTTAAAGAGGAGCGCGGTAGAAATGGAGAAGATAAAAAATCTGCAATAAACTTAAGATTGGAAGATTAA
- the rnc gene encoding ribonuclease III produces the protein MKSLNDTISKIIDYKFTNYAILEEALTHPSVNKRNSKNQIVSYERLEFLGDSVLNMVVSAILFKLFPEEKEGALAKRKTDLVCGNTIANVAKEIKLGSFIIMNNSERCNGGRCNLKNLENSLEALIGAIYIDGGLENVEKFITQYWEKLAKGMLDPPQDPKTSLQEWTQKNKLPLPEYELVKQTGPAHNPEFTISVCIEDYGKVSACASSKKIAEQKAAELMLEKIGKDASI, from the coding sequence ATGAAGAGTTTGAATGATACAATATCTAAGATCATTGATTATAAATTTACAAATTATGCAATATTAGAGGAGGCACTAACTCACCCAAGCGTAAATAAAAGGAATAGCAAAAACCAGATTGTAAGCTACGAAAGACTAGAGTTTTTAGGCGATAGTGTTTTGAATATGGTCGTATCTGCCATACTGTTTAAACTATTTCCTGAGGAAAAAGAAGGAGCATTGGCAAAAAGAAAGACGGATTTAGTTTGTGGCAACACCATTGCTAATGTTGCTAAAGAAATAAAATTAGGCAGCTTTATCATCATGAATAATAGTGAACGCTGCAACGGAGGGAGATGTAATCTAAAAAATTTAGAAAACTCGCTTGAAGCACTAATAGGTGCAATTTATATTGATGGCGGACTTGAAAATGTTGAAAAATTTATTACCCAATATTGGGAAAAGCTAGCTAAAGGCATGCTTGACCCCCCTCAAGATCCTAAAACCTCACTGCAAGAGTGGACTCAGAAAAACAAATTGCCTTTACCAGAGTATGAGCTTGTAAAACAAACTGGACCAGCGCACAATCCTGAATTTACTATATCAGTTTGCATAGAAGATTATGGTAAAGTTTCTGCATGCGCTTCTAGTAAAAAGATTGCTGAACAAAAAGCTGCTGAGTTGATGCTAGAAAAAATTGGAAAAGACGCTTCAATTTAG
- a CDS encoding quinone-dependent dihydroorotate dehydrogenase: MVKNKLKISKVFYKMILRNLLFLLPPEVAHSLAIMALKKIPYKNPIELPESLSVNFFGNKLRSPVGLAAGFDKNAEVIRPMLSFGFGFIETGTVTRNPQYGNKKPRIFRLIKDQGVINRLGFNNKGIDYFLKQIDETKLDDCIFGINIGKNSASKDQISDYVDLIKMVYGKSNYIVLNISSPNTPNLRNLHNKQELSELLKSITLTRKSIDNSAIILKISPDIDQQTKENIAELALEYKIDGLTVSNTTVSRDNLHSHHNESGGLSGKPLFKLSTELLGDMYKFTKGKILLIGCGGISSGADAYKKIKAGASLVQLYTALIYHGPQVVNKINLELAELIRRDGFSNISEVVGCIH; this comes from the coding sequence ATGGTAAAAAATAAACTAAAAATAAGCAAAGTGTTTTACAAAATGATATTACGTAATTTATTGTTTTTACTGCCGCCTGAAGTTGCTCACTCTTTGGCAATCATGGCATTAAAGAAAATACCTTATAAGAATCCTATAGAGCTGCCAGAATCTTTGAGTGTGAATTTTTTTGGTAATAAGCTCAGAAGCCCCGTGGGCCTGGCTGCAGGTTTTGACAAAAATGCAGAAGTTATAAGGCCTATGCTTTCATTTGGTTTTGGGTTTATTGAAACTGGTACTGTAACTCGTAATCCACAATATGGAAACAAAAAACCAAGAATTTTTCGGTTAATTAAAGATCAAGGGGTAATTAACAGATTGGGATTTAACAATAAAGGAATAGACTATTTTCTTAAACAAATAGATGAAACCAAGCTTGATGACTGCATTTTTGGCATAAATATAGGAAAAAATAGTGCATCGAAAGACCAAATTAGTGATTATGTTGATTTAATAAAGATGGTATATGGAAAAAGCAATTATATAGTGCTGAACATCTCATCCCCAAACACGCCTAATTTACGCAATCTGCACAATAAGCAAGAATTATCGGAATTGTTGAAATCCATAACTCTAACCCGGAAATCAATTGATAATTCCGCAATAATATTAAAAATCTCACCAGATATAGATCAGCAAACGAAAGAAAATATCGCTGAGCTTGCGTTGGAATATAAGATTGACGGATTAACAGTAAGCAACACTACGGTCAGTCGAGATAACTTACATTCCCACCACAACGAAAGTGGCGGATTGAGTGGCAAACCACTGTTCAAACTTTCAACCGAGTTATTGGGCGATATGTACAAATTTACTAAGGGCAAAATATTATTGATAGGGTGCGGAGGAATCTCAAGTGGTGCTGATGCATATAAAAAAATAAAGGCAGGAGCCTCTTTGGTGCAGTTGTACACTGCTCTCATATACCACGGACCTCAAGTTGTAAACAAAATTAATCTAGAACTTGCAGAACTAATAAGAAGAGATGGATTTAGTAACATTAGTGAGGTGGTGGGTTGTATACATTAA
- a CDS encoding phospholipase D family protein has product MRLFHFLFLLMCFSLYYYAGFIFSPCPKATVCFSPGEDCAVPIISVIDQSKKSILVQEYTFTLGTVAKSLINAKERGVDVKVILDKSQLYSKYSVISELFSGGVPIWIDDKPKIAHNKIMIVDNQKVITGSFNLSKTAEKGNAENLLIITDYPELIQQYVKNWETRMSQSYKYAPN; this is encoded by the coding sequence GTGAGGCTTTTTCACTTTTTATTCTTGTTAATGTGTTTTTCTCTGTATTACTATGCGGGTTTTATATTTTCGCCCTGCCCAAAAGCTACGGTTTGCTTTTCACCTGGAGAAGATTGTGCTGTACCGATAATCAGCGTAATAGATCAGTCTAAAAAATCTATCTTAGTTCAAGAATATACATTTACTCTTGGAACAGTTGCAAAATCTTTGATTAATGCTAAAGAACGCGGTGTTGATGTTAAAGTCATCTTAGATAAATCACAACTCTACTCAAAATATAGTGTTATAAGTGAATTATTTTCAGGTGGAGTACCAATTTGGATCGATGATAAGCCAAAAATTGCTCATAATAAGATAATGATTGTTGATAATCAAAAAGTTATCACAGGGTCATTTAACCTGAGTAAGACAGCTGAAAAAGGAAATGCTGAAAATTTATTAATTATTACAGATTATCCTGAATTGATTCAGCAGTATGTGAAAAACTGGGAGACACGAATGTCACAATCTTATAAATACGCTCCCAACTAA